A genomic segment from Castor canadensis chromosome 1, mCasCan1.hap1v2, whole genome shotgun sequence encodes:
- the Rsph4a gene encoding radial spoke head protein 4 homolog A isoform X2 gives MENSISLKQEKANQELGEAEEPREGKSAASPHDPDYELPEATGAEEGPDTAPQPTNSPPWSPQSTASQSLEDLTEPGASRSSPFLGEPSPTPSPLTLERQDPVSPLQSNRTTTVVAGLPHSNPLEPSSDKKESNGHYTNQSEENTFPQSQHGTAGLCGLRDVSYDNPKQKELKVDVFREEDSNSKWDPDQPDPGASEAAPSTLEIAIQNAKAYLLKASSKSGLNLYDHLSNMLSKILDERPENAVDIIENISQDVKVAHFSKKLDTLQNENEMLPTYEIAEKQKALFLQGHLEGTDQELEDEIAENSLPNVMESAFYFEQAGVGLGTDETYRIFLALKQLTETHPIQRCRFWGKILGLEMNYIVAEVEFREGEDEEEVEEEDVAEERDNGESETDEDEEDELPKSFYKTPQAIPKEESRTGANKYAYFVCNEPGRPWVKLPSVIPAQIVIARKIRKFFTGRLDAPIISYPPFPGNESNYLRAQIARISAGTHVSPLGFYQFGEEEGEEEEEVEGGRVSFEENPDFEGIQVVDLVDSLSNWVHHVQHILPQGRCNWFNPIQQNEEEAEEEGEEKGEEPDYIEQEVGPPLLTPISEDLAFEFLIGFQRFSIYPLGQHGYHPISFHNMLLQFFVLTFGLERMPFPMAKSLKIST, from the exons ATGGAAAACTCTATCTCTCTGAAGCAAGAAAAAGCAAACCAAGAACTTGGGGAAGCAGAAGAGCCAAGGGAAGGAAAGTCAGCAGCTTCTCCCCATGATCCAGATTATGAGTTACCTGAGGCCACGGGGGCAGAGGAGGGGCCAGACACTGCACCCCAGCCCACAAACAGCCCTCCTTGGAGCCCGCAGTCTACAGCCAGCCAGTCTCTGGAGGACCTCACAGAACCAGGAGCATCACGATCCTCTCCTTTTCTTGGGGAGCCCTCCCCCACTCCTTCTCCCCTGACTCTGGAAAGGCAGGACCCCGTCTCTCCCTTGCAGTCAAACAGAACCACTACTGTTGTGGCTGGACTACCACATTCTAATCCTTTGGAACCATCATCTGATAAGAAGGAATCAAATGGTCATTACACAAACCAATCAGAGGAAAACACCTTTCCACAGTCCCAGCATGGGACGGCTGGACTGTGTGGGCTAAGGGATGTCAGTTATGACAATCCCAAACAAAAAGAGCTGAAAGTTGACGTTTTTCGGGAGGAAGACTCAAACAGTAAGTGGGATCCAGATCAGCCTGATCCTGGGGCCAGTGAAGCAGCCCCCAGCACACTTGAGATTGCCATTCAGAATGCCAAGGCTTATCTACTGAAGGCCAGCAGCAAGTCAGGCTTAAATCT ATATGATCACCTTTCTAACATGCTGAGCAAGATATTAGATGAGCGTCCTGAAAATGCTGTTGACATCATTGAAAATATCAGTCAAGATGTGAAAGTCGCACATTTTAGTAAAAAATTAGATACACTCCAAAATGAGAATGAGATGCTCCCAACTTATGAAATCGCAGAGAAGCAAAAGGCTCTTTTTCTCCAGGGACATTTGGAAGGAACTGATCAGGAGCTGGAAGATGAAATA GCAGAAAACTCTCTTCCAAATGTGATGGagtcagctttttattttgaacaaGCTGGAGTTGGATTGGGCACTGATGAGACTTACCGCATATTTCTTGCCTTGAAGCAGCTTACTGAAACCCATCCAATCCAAAGATGCCGTTTCTGGGGCAAGATCTTGGGTCTGGAAATGAATTATATTGTAGCGGAAGTAGAATTTCGTGAGGGGGAAGATGAAGAGGAAGTGGAAGAAGAAGATGTAGCTGAGGAGAGGGACAATGGAGAAAGTGAAACTGATGAAGATGAGGAAGATGAATTACCAAAGTCCTTTTACAAAACCCCACAGGCAAtaccaaaagaagaaagtagaacaGGTGCCAATAAATATGCCTATTTTGTTTGCAACGAACCAGGAAGACCATGGGTGAAGTTACCATCAGTTATACCTGCACAAATTGTTATTGcaagaaaaatcaggaaattttTCACTGGGCGATTAGATGCTCCTATCATAAGCTATCCACCCTTCCCAGGAAATGAGAGCAATTACTTAAGAGCACAAATTGCCCGAATTTCAGCAGGGACCCATGTCAGTCCTCTAGGATTCTATCAGTTTggtgaagaagaaggagaggaagaggaagaggtggaAGGTGGACGAGTTAGCTTTGAGGAAAACCCTGATTTTGAAGGCATCCAAGTGGTTGATCTAGTGGACTCTCTATCAAATTGGGTTCATCACGTACAGCATATTCTTCCTCAG GGTCGTTGTAATTGGTTCAATCCCATACAACAAAATGAGGAAGAAGCAGAGGAAGAAGgtgaagaaaaaggagaggagcCTGACTATATAGAACAGGAAGTGGGGCCTCCTCTTTTGACACCAATCTCTGAAGATTTAG